The following proteins are encoded in a genomic region of Pseudoxanthomonas suwonensis 11-1:
- the murC gene encoding UDP-N-acetylmuramate--L-alanine ligase gives MIRRLHDTDNLVRAFPRVHFVGIGGTGMSGIAEVMLTLGYEVSGSDAADNAATRRLASLGARIVRGHSAANVLGTDCVVVSSAIRDDNPELMEARSQRIPVVPRAAMLAELMRFRRGIAVAGTHGKTTTTSLTAAVLSEGGLDPTFVIGGQLLAAGANAKLGGGQWLVAEADESDGSFLRLNPLMAVITNIDADHLENYGGDFARLRSAFAELLQRLPFYGLAVLCIDDPEVASLAAETPRHVMTYGTAENADVRAEDIVQEGPRMRFTLRLPEGASVPVTLALPGRHNVLNALAAAAVGWQLGVAPQAIAAALEKFAGIGRRFNDLGEVTTATGAKVRVVDDYGHHPRELAAVFAAARGGWPDKRLVVAFQPHRYSRTRDQFDAFAAVLSEADALVLSEVYPAGEAPIPGADSRALARAIRARGRSEPVVVGQVAELRSVLPDVLQDGDLLLMMGAGDIGYVAHKLAAEGFIGKEAQA, from the coding sequence ATGATCCGCCGCCTCCACGACACCGACAACCTGGTGCGTGCGTTCCCGCGCGTGCACTTCGTCGGCATCGGCGGCACCGGCATGAGCGGCATCGCCGAAGTGATGCTGACGCTGGGCTACGAAGTGTCCGGCTCGGACGCCGCCGACAACGCCGCCACCCGTCGCCTGGCCAGCCTGGGCGCGCGCATCGTGCGCGGCCACTCCGCCGCCAACGTGCTGGGCACCGACTGCGTGGTCGTGTCCTCCGCGATCCGCGACGACAACCCCGAGCTGATGGAAGCACGCAGCCAGCGCATCCCGGTGGTGCCGCGCGCGGCCATGCTGGCCGAGCTGATGCGTTTCCGCCGCGGTATTGCGGTTGCCGGTACCCATGGCAAGACCACGACCACCTCGCTGACCGCCGCGGTGCTGAGCGAGGGCGGGCTGGACCCGACCTTCGTGATCGGTGGCCAGCTGCTGGCCGCCGGCGCCAACGCCAAGCTCGGCGGTGGCCAATGGCTGGTGGCCGAGGCCGACGAGAGCGATGGCAGCTTCCTGCGCCTGAACCCGTTGATGGCGGTGATCACCAACATCGATGCCGACCACCTGGAGAACTACGGCGGCGATTTCGCCCGCCTGCGTTCGGCCTTCGCCGAGCTGCTGCAGCGCCTGCCGTTCTACGGCCTGGCGGTGCTGTGCATCGACGACCCGGAAGTCGCGAGCCTGGCCGCGGAGACCCCGCGCCACGTGATGACCTACGGCACCGCCGAGAACGCCGACGTGCGTGCCGAGGACATCGTCCAGGAAGGGCCGCGCATGCGCTTCACCCTGCGCCTGCCGGAAGGCGCCAGCGTGCCGGTGACCCTGGCCTTGCCTGGCCGGCACAACGTGCTCAACGCACTGGCCGCGGCCGCGGTGGGCTGGCAGCTGGGCGTGGCTCCGCAAGCGATCGCCGCCGCGCTGGAGAAGTTCGCCGGCATCGGCCGCCGCTTCAATGACCTGGGCGAAGTGACCACCGCCACCGGCGCGAAGGTGCGCGTGGTCGACGACTACGGCCACCATCCCCGCGAGCTGGCCGCGGTGTTCGCCGCCGCCCGCGGCGGCTGGCCGGACAAGCGCCTGGTGGTGGCATTCCAGCCGCACCGCTACAGCCGTACCCGCGACCAGTTCGACGCCTTCGCCGCGGTTCTTTCCGAGGCCGACGCCCTGGTGCTGAGCGAGGTCTACCCGGCCGGCGAGGCGCCGATCCCCGGCGCCGACTCGCGCGCCCTGGCCCGCGCCATCCGCGCGCGCGGCCGCAGCGAGCCGGTGGTGGTGGGGCAGGTGGCCGAACTGCGCTCGGTGCTGCCGGACGTGCTCCAGGACGGCGACCTGCTGCTGATGATGGGTGCCGGGGACATCGGCTACGTCGCCCACAAGCTGGCGGCGGAAGGCTTCATCGGCAAGGAGGCGCAGGCATGA
- a CDS encoding D-alanine--D-alanine ligase, whose protein sequence is MSATPVPALRFDDPAVFGRVAVLMGGTSSEREVSLDSGRNVLEALRARGIDAQPVDGIPALVEALAQEKFDRVFNILHGGDGENGVVQGLLQALGVPYTGAGVLGSALTLDKIRTKQVWLSLNLPTPRYVRLDRGADAAAVRAAARSLGLPVIVKPSCEGSSVGVSRVMDEDGLDEAIALAARYPGEMLMEQMVVGDELTVGVLGDIALPSIRIVPRGEWYDYNAKYIAEDTQYLCPGLEGEDELRVRELALAAFRAAGCSGWGRIDVMRSRATGAPYLLEVNTAPGMTSHSLVPKAAAQLGIGFEELCWRILEQTV, encoded by the coding sequence ATGAGCGCGACCCCGGTCCCGGCCCTGCGCTTCGACGACCCGGCCGTGTTCGGGCGCGTCGCCGTGCTCATGGGCGGCACCAGCTCCGAGCGCGAGGTCTCGCTGGATTCGGGCCGCAACGTGCTGGAGGCGCTGCGCGCCCGCGGCATCGACGCGCAGCCGGTCGACGGTATCCCCGCGCTGGTCGAGGCGCTGGCGCAGGAGAAGTTCGACCGCGTGTTCAACATCCTGCACGGCGGCGACGGCGAGAACGGCGTGGTCCAGGGCCTGCTGCAGGCCCTCGGCGTCCCGTACACCGGCGCCGGCGTGCTCGGTTCGGCCCTGACCCTCGACAAGATCCGCACCAAGCAGGTGTGGCTGTCGCTGAACCTGCCGACCCCGCGCTACGTGCGCCTTGACCGTGGTGCCGACGCCGCGGCCGTGCGCGCCGCCGCGCGCAGCCTGGGCCTGCCGGTGATCGTCAAGCCGTCCTGCGAAGGCTCCAGCGTGGGCGTGTCGCGGGTGATGGACGAGGACGGCCTGGACGAGGCGATCGCCCTGGCCGCGCGCTATCCGGGCGAGATGCTGATGGAGCAGATGGTGGTCGGCGACGAGCTGACCGTCGGCGTCCTCGGCGACATCGCGCTGCCGTCGATCCGCATCGTGCCCAGGGGCGAGTGGTACGACTACAACGCCAAGTACATCGCCGAGGACACCCAGTACCTGTGCCCGGGCCTGGAAGGCGAGGACGAGCTGCGCGTGCGCGAGCTGGCCCTGGCCGCGTTCCGCGCCGCCGGCTGCAGCGGCTGGGGCCGGATCGACGTGATGCGTTCGCGCGCCACCGGCGCCCCGTACCTGCTGGAAGTGAACACTGCCCCGGGCATGACCAGCCACTCGCTGGTGCCCAAGGCCGCCGCCCAGCTTGGCATCGGTTTCGAGGAACTGTGCTGGCGGATCCTGGAGCAGACGGTATGA
- a CDS encoding cell division protein FtsQ/DivIB, whose translation MNTLLRISAWLLALALVALPVVAVLNGWVGAERWPLSRLRVTGQFERVEAAQLRAAVAPYARAGYFAVKLDEAQRAVERLPWVESAHVGKQWPDVLEVSVVEHRPFAHWGEDRMLSERGLLFPRPADLAGARLPHLDGPDARSADVVELYNECQALFAPLGYHVTYMAVDARGSWSLALDNGTEVLVGRDDARARLQRFVRVLPQLLAAQARPLDRADLRYTNGFTLAWGQPRTSSNPPALPRPLAARTRAAQASST comes from the coding sequence ATGAACACCCTGCTGCGCATCTCGGCCTGGCTGCTGGCACTGGCGCTCGTCGCCCTGCCGGTGGTCGCCGTGCTCAATGGCTGGGTCGGCGCCGAGCGCTGGCCGCTGTCGCGCCTGCGCGTGACCGGCCAGTTCGAGCGGGTCGAGGCGGCGCAGCTGCGCGCGGCGGTGGCGCCGTATGCGCGCGCGGGCTATTTCGCGGTGAAGCTGGACGAGGCACAGCGCGCGGTCGAGCGCCTGCCGTGGGTGGAAAGCGCGCACGTCGGCAAGCAGTGGCCGGACGTGCTGGAAGTGAGCGTGGTCGAACACCGCCCGTTCGCGCACTGGGGCGAGGACCGCATGCTTTCCGAGCGCGGCCTGCTGTTCCCGCGCCCGGCCGACCTCGCCGGCGCGCGCCTGCCGCACCTGGATGGCCCGGACGCGCGCAGCGCCGACGTGGTCGAGCTGTACAACGAGTGCCAGGCGCTGTTCGCGCCGCTGGGCTACCACGTCACCTACATGGCCGTGGACGCGCGCGGCAGCTGGTCGCTGGCCCTGGACAACGGTACCGAGGTGCTCGTGGGCCGCGACGATGCGCGCGCCCGCCTGCAGCGCTTCGTGCGGGTGCTGCCGCAGCTGCTGGCCGCCCAGGCGCGGCCGCTGGACCGCGCCGACCTCCGCTACACCAACGGCTTCACCCTCGCTTGGGGGCAGCCGCGCACCTCTTCCAATCCTCCTGCGCTTCCGCGGCCACTGGCCGCGCGGACGCGGGCAGCACAGGCGAGCAGTACATGA
- the ftsA gene encoding cell division protein FtsA, with protein MNRKGDKSLIVGLDIGTSKVVALVGEYSPGNPIEVIGIGSHESRGLKRGVVVDIESTVQSIQRAVEEAELMAGCEIRSVYASISGNHVQCKNSPGIVPIREGEVTWQDLDRVLDAAKAVAIPADQRILHAIPREYVLDDSQEGIRNPVGMTGVRLEVHAHLVTCAQSAAQNISKCVQRCGLQVDDLILSSLGSSVAVLTADERELGVVLVDMGAGTTDIAVFVQGAICHTASLPIAGDHVTNDIAHMLRTPTPEAEQIKVRYGCALAQLATAEESIQVPSVGDRPPRRMPRASLAQAVQGRYEEIFEMVQAELRRSGFEELVRAGMVLTGGASKMEGVIELAEEMLQMPVRIGIPQHVSGLGEVVGNPVHATGVGLLLMGSQIEHPRRPSLPSGRAGSFLKKLRNWYRGEF; from the coding sequence ATGAACCGCAAAGGCGACAAGTCCCTCATCGTCGGCCTCGACATCGGCACCTCCAAGGTGGTGGCGCTGGTGGGCGAGTATTCGCCCGGCAACCCGATCGAGGTGATCGGCATCGGCTCGCACGAGTCGCGCGGCCTCAAGCGCGGCGTGGTGGTGGACATCGAGTCCACGGTGCAGTCGATCCAGCGGGCGGTCGAGGAGGCCGAGCTGATGGCCGGCTGCGAGATCCGCTCGGTGTACGCCTCGATCTCCGGCAACCACGTCCAGTGCAAGAACTCGCCGGGCATCGTCCCGATCCGCGAGGGCGAGGTCACCTGGCAGGACCTGGACCGGGTGCTGGACGCGGCCAAGGCGGTGGCGATCCCGGCCGACCAGCGCATCCTGCATGCGATCCCGCGCGAGTACGTGCTGGACGATTCGCAGGAAGGCATCCGCAACCCGGTCGGCATGACTGGCGTGCGCTTGGAGGTGCACGCGCATCTGGTGACCTGTGCGCAGTCGGCGGCGCAGAACATCAGCAAGTGCGTGCAGCGCTGCGGCCTGCAGGTGGACGACCTGATCCTGTCCTCGCTGGGCTCCTCGGTGGCGGTGCTGACCGCCGACGAGCGCGAGCTGGGCGTGGTCCTGGTCGACATGGGCGCCGGCACCACCGACATCGCGGTGTTCGTGCAGGGCGCGATCTGCCACACGGCTTCGCTGCCGATCGCCGGCGACCACGTCACCAACGACATCGCGCACATGCTGCGCACGCCGACCCCGGAAGCCGAGCAGATCAAGGTGCGCTACGGCTGCGCGCTGGCCCAGCTGGCCACCGCCGAGGAAAGCATCCAGGTGCCGTCGGTCGGCGACCGTCCGCCGCGGCGCATGCCGCGCGCCTCGCTGGCGCAGGCGGTGCAGGGCCGTTACGAGGAGATCTTCGAGATGGTCCAGGCCGAGCTGCGCCGCTCCGGCTTCGAGGAGCTGGTGCGTGCGGGCATGGTCCTGACCGGCGGCGCTTCGAAGATGGAAGGCGTCATCGAGCTGGCCGAGGAAATGCTGCAGATGCCGGTGCGCATCGGCATTCCGCAGCATGTCTCCGGCCTGGGCGAGGTGGTGGGCAACCCGGTGCACGCCACCGGCGTGGGCCTCCTGCTGATGGGCAGCCAGATCGAGCACCCGCGGCGGCCGTCGCTGCCCAGCGGCCGCGCCGGCAGCTTCCTGAAGAAGCTGCGCAACTGGTATCGCGGAGAGTTTTAA